ACCCACAACCGATTTACGGTTTGAGAACATCTACTCCAGTTTTGCTTGTGCCCTCCATATGCATCAGCCCACTATCCCAGCGGGCTCACAAGGAGCGCTCATCAGCAATCTGCAGCATATGTTTGAGAACCCTGGTGATGGCGATAACCATAACGCTGAAGTGTTTGCCTGGTGTTACAGCCGCATGGGTGATTTCATCCCTGAATTGGTGAGTGCGGGTTGTTCCCCACGAATCATGCTGGATTACTCCGGCAACCTCCTGTGGGGACTCCAACAGATGGGACGAGACGATATTCTGGATAACCTGAAAAAGCTGACTTGCAATCCGCAGTATCAACCCTATGTTGAATGGTTGGGAACCATGTGGAGTCATGCTGTCGCTCCTTCCACGCCAATCCCCGATTTGAAATTGCAAATTCAAGCCTGGCAGCAGTATTTTGCCAGCCTATTTGGAGATGAGGCCCTCAAACGGGTCAAGGGATTTTCTCCCCCGGAGATGCATCTTCCCAACCATCCTGATACCCTTTTTGAATACATTAAAGCCCTAAAGGAATGTGGCTATCGTTGGTTGATGGTGCAAGAGCATTCCGTTGAGCGATTAGACGGATCCGGCTTATGGCATGACGATAAGTACATCCCTAATCAGCTCGTGGCTCGCAATTCAAAAGGCGAGACCATCAGCATCACTGCTTTGATCAAAACTCAAGGATCTGATACGAAGTTGGTTGCCCAAATGCAGCCTTACCACGAGGCTAAAGGTCGGGGACGCCAAGAGATTGGAGGCATCTCAGTGCCCTCCTGCGTAACCCAAATCGCCGATGGTGAGAATGGGGGCGTGATGATGAATGAATTCGCCCGGGACTACCAACCCGTTTGGCATGAGCTGAAAGATCAAGGGGCTGGGGTCGCTGGCATCCATGGTACGGAGTATTTAGAGCTATTGGATGCCGCGGGTGTGAATCCAGACGATTACCCCACTTGCCAGGCTGTAGGCCAACATAAAATCTGGAATAAGATTGGAACCGATGCGGTTAGCCCGGAGAAGGTTGAAACTGCGATTAAAGAGCTACAAGCTACCGATCATCAATTCCATATGGATGGGGCCTCTTGGACGGATGACTTGAGCTGGGTGAAGGGGTATGAGAATGTTCTCGAACCCATGAACCAGTTGAGCGCCCTGTTTCACCAGAAATATGATCCCCTCGTTCAAGCAGATCCAAGTACGACTCAACGGGCCGATTATCAGGAAGCTTTACTCTATGTTCTCCTAGTAGAGACGAGTTGTTTCCGATATTGGGGGCAAGGGACTTGGACAGACTATGCCCGTGAACTATTTCGACGAGGAGAAAATTTACTGAAGTAGGAATTTTTCCCTTTCGACCATTAAGGCCGGACTAGCTCTATTAAGCACCAGTCCGGCCTTGATTTTTATGTTGAGAAGGCTCGGGTTAGTACATGTTGTCAATCAATGCGCTGGAAAGGGTATTTGCGCCTCTTCCATAGCCGCTGACCATCACAGTGACACGCTTATTGGCACGATATCGTTTGGCAAACTGAGAGCAATCGATAATGGCAGAATAATCTTCATTGTCAGCAAAGATAAACGGGGTATTGTTGATATTCACTTCTGGCCTCCGGACATTGAGACCTTCTCGTCTCAGGGAAACAGAAGCCCTGCGCATACAATCCCGCTGATTGAGTCGGACCGTACCGTAGCGATAAAAGAGGGCAGGGCCAGCAAATGCACCAAAGGTGCTGATCGCTTGAATACCTACGGCTACAGATGCCATTACCAGTGCTTTTGCAGAAATCTTATTGAACTTAGACATGATGTAATACTCCTTTCTGTGACTCAAGCAGAAAGCGTGAATCCTCTATGTAGGGGCTGTTTTACCTGCTTTGATATGAGTCCTTGGTTATTTATAATTTAGGCGGAGGAAATGGGACTGAACGTGACAGTTGTCACGGGGGGGTATTGTTCTATATCATGCTGCTGCCGTAGTTCGAAAAATTCGGCATTATAAAGAGGCAGTCACCTCTTCGCCCCAATGACAGCTTTTGACCTCCATGCTCCTTTTGTCCCTAAAGGTGATCAACCCCAAGCTATTGAGAAACTGACAACGCACCTTCAGTCCGGCCATTCCAGGCAAACGTTGCTGGGTGCGACGGGGACGGGTAAAACCTTCACCATGGCAAAAGTGATTGAAGAGATTGGTAAACCCACGCTAATCTTGGCCCATAACAAAACCCTAGCTGCACAGCTATGCAACGAAATTCGTTCGTTTTTCCCCAACAATGCCGTTGAGTATTTCATCAGCTATTACGACTATTACCAGCCTGAAGCCTATATTCCAGTTACAGATACCTTTATTGAAAAGACGGCTTCTATCAATGAAGAAATTGATATGCTGCGGCATTCGGCAACAAGATCACTCTTTGAACGCCAGGATGTCATTGTCGTGGCATCGATCAGCTGTATTTACGGATTGGGGATTCCTGCTGAGTATCTTAAGGCCTCAATCCCCCTTAAGGTTGGAGCAGAAGTTGATCAGCGACAGTTATTGCGAAGTCTGGCAGCCGTGCAATATACCCGCAATGATGTGGACTTAGGGCGAGGGCGATTTCGTGTCAAAGGAGATGTTCTGGAAATTGGTCCAGCCTATGAAGACCGGATTATTCGGGTAGAGTTTTTTGGGGATGAGATCGATGCCATTCGCTATGTCGATCCCGTTACGGGGTCAACGTTACAGAGTTTGGAAGGACTAAATGTCTATCCTGCACGCCACTTTGTAACACCGACAGAGCGATTGGAGATGGCCGTTGAAGCCATTGACGCGGAGAGAACAGCCCAAGTTGAGCACCTAGAAGAAACGGGGAAACTGTTGGAAGCTCAGCGATTGAATCAGCGCACTCGATACGATTTGGAAATGTTACGAGAGGTGGGCTATTGCAACGGCGTAGAGAATTATTCCCGTCATCTGGCGGGTCGGCAGGCAGGAGAACCGCCAGAATGCCTGGTAGATTATTTCCCCAAGGACTGGTTATTAATTGTGGATGAGTCCCATGTGACTGTACCGCAAATTCGGGGTATGTATAACGGTGATCAAGCCCGTAAAAAGGTTTTGATTGATCACGGTTTTCGGCTCCCCAGTGCAGCAGATAATCGTCCCCTCAAGTCTGAGGAATTTTGGCAGAAAGTGGGGCAGTGTGTATTTGTATCGGCGACTCCCGGCCTTTGGGAAATCGAGTTATCAGAGAATCGCGTGGTTGAACAAGTGATTCGACCCACTGGCGTTGTCGATCCAGAAATTTTTGTGCGCCCAACAACAGGCCAAGTGGACGATTTATTGGCTGAAATTCAGGAGCGGGTGGGGCGACAAGAACGGACGTTAATTACGACTCTAACGAAACGGATGGCGGAGGACCTGACGGAGTACTTTGAAGAGCGGGGGGTACGCGTTCGCTATTTGCACTCAGAAATTAATGCCATTCAACGCATTGAAATTTTAAGGGATCTACGGGAGGGCGTGTTTGATGTCCTCATTGGGGTCAATTTATTGCGAGAGGGATTAGACCTACCTGAAGTTTCTCTAGT
The genomic region above belongs to Acaryochloris sp. CCMEE 5410 and contains:
- the uvrB gene encoding excinuclease ABC subunit UvrB; translation: MTAFDLHAPFVPKGDQPQAIEKLTTHLQSGHSRQTLLGATGTGKTFTMAKVIEEIGKPTLILAHNKTLAAQLCNEIRSFFPNNAVEYFISYYDYYQPEAYIPVTDTFIEKTASINEEIDMLRHSATRSLFERQDVIVVASISCIYGLGIPAEYLKASIPLKVGAEVDQRQLLRSLAAVQYTRNDVDLGRGRFRVKGDVLEIGPAYEDRIIRVEFFGDEIDAIRYVDPVTGSTLQSLEGLNVYPARHFVTPTERLEMAVEAIDAERTAQVEHLEETGKLLEAQRLNQRTRYDLEMLREVGYCNGVENYSRHLAGRQAGEPPECLVDYFPKDWLLIVDESHVTVPQIRGMYNGDQARKKVLIDHGFRLPSAADNRPLKSEEFWQKVGQCVFVSATPGLWEIELSENRVVEQVIRPTGVVDPEIFVRPTTGQVDDLLAEIQERVGRQERTLITTLTKRMAEDLTEYFEERGVRVRYLHSEINAIQRIEILRDLREGVFDVLIGVNLLREGLDLPEVSLVAILDADKEGFLRAERSLIQTIGRAARHVRGQAILYADNLTDSMEKAISETERRRKIQLAYNKKHGITPQPVKKGSDNAILAFLEVSRRLNTQELEDAYEQVDDLPLESVPELITQLEAQMKEAAKNLEFEEAAKYRDRIKNLRSKLLGQQSP